A stretch of Desulfovibrio aminophilus DNA encodes these proteins:
- a CDS encoding PaaI family thioesterase: MNDPAKYLDAVARPGQNVNNLFNFLGIEVVSMDDDKTVLRLTPRAETLQGGNVLAGGVIATLLDETMAHAVLRTLAPGQTTATVEMSARYFNPVPASAVDGPPLVCEAQVVRRGQRIAFAEAEIRDHQGSTVARCSACFVIR; this comes from the coding sequence GTGAACGATCCCGCCAAGTACCTCGACGCCGTGGCCCGGCCGGGCCAGAACGTGAACAACCTGTTCAACTTCCTGGGCATCGAGGTGGTCAGCATGGACGACGACAAGACCGTGCTGCGCCTCACCCCCCGCGCCGAAACCCTCCAGGGCGGAAACGTCCTGGCCGGAGGCGTCATCGCCACCCTCCTGGACGAAACCATGGCCCACGCCGTGCTGCGCACCCTGGCCCCGGGACAGACCACGGCCACCGTGGAAATGAGCGCCCGCTACTTCAACCCCGTGCCCGCCTCGGCCGTGGACGGCCCGCCCCTCGTCTGCGAGGCCCAGGTCGTGCGCCGGGGACAACGCATCGCCTTTGCCGAGGCGGAAATCCGCGACCACCAAGGCTCCACCGTGGCCCGTTGCAGCGCCTGCTTCGTCATCCGCTGA